The proteins below are encoded in one region of Lactuca sativa cultivar Salinas chromosome 3, Lsat_Salinas_v11, whole genome shotgun sequence:
- the LOC128133095 gene encoding cytochrome P450 82A4-like yields MELFLPFSASIAAIVFSLLLKFLLQSLEGKRVKNREPPQAKGRWPVIGHLRLLGGAELPHRVLGGMADKYGPIFTIKLGVHNVLVVSNAEMAKECFTTNDKVFASRPKSMAVEHMGYNYAILALAPYGDYWRQVRKILTLEVLSQRRVEMLGPLRASEVKASMGDIYNAWVKNKESGSSDMVKVDMKQWFQNLILNVVVRVVSGKRFSPDDKEGVRFQKVIRKFFVLLGTFVVSDFIPYLKPLDLGGYEKKMKMTGEEMYGIVTGWLEDHKRVRAEEKHAQQHERSQVFMDVLISVLEGASPEEFRGFDHDTIIKATCLTVLAAGLDTSSATLTWALCLLLNNPRVLKIAQDELDEHVGRKRAVEESDLKNLVYLDAVVKETLRLYPPGPLNLPHESMEDCVIGGYKIPKGTRLLTNLWKIQHDPNKWSHPEEFQPERFLTSHKHVDVRGNNYELLPFGSGRRVCPAIPFALRSLHITLATLIQQFVLKNPSKEPIDMSESAGVTISKAIPLEVLLAPRLSLDMYPAVAA; encoded by the exons ATGGAGCTGTTTCTCCCATTTTCAGCCTCTATAGCAGCGATTGTTTTTTCTTTGCTACTAAAATTCCTGCTGCAAAGCTTAGAAGGAAAGAGAGTGAAGAACAGAGAACCACCTCAAGCAAAGGGCCGATGGCCGGTAATCGGACACCTGCGCCTTCTAGGTGGAGCTGAACTACCTCACAGGGTCTTAGGTGGCATGGCAGATAAATATGGCCCCATTTTCACCATCAAGCTTGGTGTTCACAATGTTTTGGTGGTGAGTAACGCTGAGATGGCGAAAGAGTGCTTTACCACAAATGATAAGGTGTTTGCAAGTCGACCCAAGTCAATGGCAGTAGAACACATGGGCTATAACTATGCCATCTTGGCTCTAGCTCCTTATGGTGACTACTGGCGACAAGTGCGCAAGATCTTGACACTCGAGGTTCTCTCTCAGCGACGCGTGGAGATGCTTGGACCTCTTCGTGCTTCAGAGGTTAAAGCATCCATGGGAGATATATATAATGCTTGGGTAAAGAATAAAGAGAGTGGAAGTTCCGACATGGTAAAGGTGGATATGAAACAATGGTTTCAGAACTTGATATTAAATGTTGTGGTCAGGGTTGTTTCAGGAAAAAGGTTTTCACCTGATGACAAAGAAGGGGTTCGATTTCAAAAAGTGATAAGGAAATTCTTTGTGTTATTGGGCACATTTGTGGTGTCTGATTTTATTCCATATCTCAAGCCTTTGGACCTGGGAGGATACGAGAAAAAAATGAAGATGACAGGAGAAGAGATGTACGGAATTGTAACAGGATGGCTAGAGGATCACAAGAGAGTGAGGGCGGAGGAAAAGCATGCGCAGCAACATGAAAGAAGCCAAGTCTTCATGGATGTTCTGATTTCCGTTCTTGAAGGTGCCTCCCCAGAGGAATTCCGTGGTTTTGACCATGATACCATAATCAAGGCTACATGTTTG ACTGTTTTAGCTGCGGGATTGGACACATCGTCTGCAACGTTAACATGGGCTTTATGTTTGTTGCTCAACAACCCAAGAGTATTAAAAATTGCCCAAGATGAATTGGATGAGCATGTTGGAAGGAAGAGAGCAGTAGAGGAGTCGGACCTGAAGAACCTTGTTTACCTTGACGCAGTCGTTAAAGAAACACTGCGTTTATACCCACCTGGACCTCTAAACCTTCCTCATGAGTCCATGGAGGATTGCGTTATTGGTGGCTACAAAATCCCTAAAGGCACACGTTTATTGACTAATCTTTGGAAAATTCAACATGATCCTAATAAATGGTCACATCCTGAAGAATTTCAGCCAGAAAGATTCTTGACAAGTCATAAACATGTTGATGTCAGGGGAAACAATTATGAATTGCTTCCTTTCGGTAGTGGTAGAAGAGTATGCCCTGCTATTCCCTTTGCTCTTCGGTCTTTGCATATAACTTTAGCTACTTTAATACAACAATTTGTGCTTAAAAACCCATCGAAAGAACCCATTGATATGAGTGAAAGCGCTGGAGTGACTATCAGCAAAGCCATCCCACTTGAGGTCCTTCTGGCGCCTCGTTTATCCCTTGATATGTACCCTGCAGTTGCTGCATGA